A portion of the Oncorhynchus gorbuscha isolate QuinsamMale2020 ecotype Even-year linkage group LG19, OgorEven_v1.0, whole genome shotgun sequence genome contains these proteins:
- the LOC124005358 gene encoding uncharacterized protein LOC124005358, translating into METWHILVWRICLILALLPHLHQCLSVHFQNKDLLYVALGRDLVLQTQFQITPTERIVMVIWDYTPEKGQGQVRLADHQDSPGNPIDQKGVLFRVENINSSNYGVYIITVTNQMGNEEAAQILVRESVAAPVASLSLQCEVANDRAQWDSPVVSWLVDGLEVSNQTANLSADGRNLYMSGMKGHNYTCVVNSSLGTSVTNYITDSPTPSQSNQSCETWCVVILVTIVIIIIIIIIIVILKKCGCLSWRFKQRRTNGII; encoded by the exons ATGGAAACATGGCATATCCTGGTCTGGCGTATTTGTCTGATCCTGGCCCTCT TGCCGCACCTCCACCAGTGCCTGTCAGTGCATTTCCAGAACAAGGATCTCCTTTATGTGGCTCTGGGGAGAGACCTGGTCCTGCAGACCCAGTTCCAGATTACACCAACAGAGAGGATCGTCATGGTGATTTGGGACTACACGCCTGAGAAGGGTCAGGGACAGGTCAGGCTGGCCGATCACCAAGATTCACCTGGCAATCCAATAGACCAGAAGGGGGTCTTATTTAGGGTGGAGAATATAAATTCATCTAACTATGGAGTCTACATCATCACTGTGACTAACCAGATGGGGAACGAGGAAGCAGCACAGATACTTGTTAGAGAGAGTG TTGCTGCTCCTGTGGCGTCTCTGTCCCTCCAGTGTGAGGTGGCCAATGACAGGGCACAGTGGGACAGCCCAGTGGTTTCCTGGTTGGTGGATGGGTTAGAGGTCTCCAATCAGACAGCCAATCTCTCTGCAGATGGCAGGAACCTATACATGTCTGGAATGAAGGGCCACAACTACACATGTGTGGTCAACAGCAGTCTGGGGACCAGTGTTACAAACTACATCACTG ATTCTCCTACACCATCCCAAAGTAACCAATCCTGTGAGACGTGGTGTGTTGTAATATTGGTcaccatcgtcatcatcatcatcatcatcatcataatagtGATTCTAAAGAAATGTGGATGTCTCTCCTG GAGATTCAAACAGAGGAGGACGAATGGGATTATATGA